From a single Methanofollis sp. W23 genomic region:
- a CDS encoding PHP-associated domain-containing protein, giving the protein MRSLTLPPPPPVLFKTPTPEETAREGYLAADLHVHTNHSDSFTRVRDLLRSAARQGIGCAVTDHNQVRGAVEACHLASGVPVIPGIEVSADDGPHLLFYFPALSDLTDFYRRHIERKKRDGPCLAIRMTTAEILDAREDYHCVAAEAHPCGYAFLNRGMQEGIECGRIDARTITRLDAIEVICGGMARPHNLAAADLACTYGLGRTGGTDSHLLREFGGVVTCAEAGSVEEFLEAIVRRRSVVIGRERNLAEKAMMGAAVLPHHLPYALPILRGCVWERFLRG; this is encoded by the coding sequence ATGCGATCTCTTACTCTCCCCCCACCCCCACCGGTCCTCTTCAAGACCCCGACCCCTGAGGAGACCGCACGCGAGGGCTACCTCGCCGCCGACCTCCATGTCCATACCAACCACTCGGACTCTTTTACAAGAGTGCGCGACCTCCTGCGGTCCGCGGCCAGGCAGGGGATCGGGTGTGCGGTCACCGACCACAACCAGGTCCGCGGGGCGGTCGAGGCGTGTCATTTGGCAAGCGGCGTGCCGGTGATCCCTGGCATCGAGGTGAGCGCCGACGACGGCCCCCACCTCCTCTTCTACTTCCCGGCGCTCTCTGACCTCACCGACTTCTACCGCCGCCATATCGAGAGGAAGAAGAGGGACGGGCCATGTCTGGCCATCAGGATGACGACCGCAGAAATTCTTGACGCCCGCGAGGACTATCACTGTGTCGCCGCCGAGGCGCACCCCTGCGGCTATGCCTTCCTGAACCGCGGGATGCAGGAGGGGATCGAGTGCGGGCGTATCGATGCCAGGACCATCACCCGCCTCGACGCCATCGAGGTGATCTGCGGCGGGATGGCCCGCCCCCACAACCTCGCCGCCGCCGACCTGGCCTGCACCTACGGCCTCGGGCGGACCGGCGGGACCGACAGCCACCTCCTCCGGGAGTTCGGCGGGGTCGTCACCTGCGCCGAGGCCGGGAGCGTCGAGGAGTTCCTGGAGGCGATTGTGCGCCGCAGGAGCGTCGTGATCGGGCGAGAGCGCAATCTTGCCGAGAAGGCGATGATGGGAGCGGCGGTCCTCCCCCACCACCTCCCATACGCCCTTCCGATCCTGAGAGGGTGCGTCTGGGAAAGGTTTTTGAGGGGATGA